A window from Candidatus Thiodiazotropha endoloripes encodes these proteins:
- a CDS encoding LutB/LldF family L-lactate oxidation iron-sulfur protein translates to MNQYQAFYQRIDKALHNDQLRRNFRSAMDGIRERRLAQFPDDRQLQALRYRAKGIRNRSLSRQAELLEQLEAKLTENGIQVHWAETPLQANALIHEILEAEQATFVVKGKSMVSEETDLNHYLEQRGIEVIESDLGEYILQMAQEPPSHIIVPAIHKNRFEVAELFQKFHPEQPYTDDVDELTGCARQVLRKKFAYADAGISGVNFAVAETGTLCLVENEGNGRLSTTAPRIHIAITGIEKVVEKLSDVPPLLEILTKSATGQPITTYFNMISRPRQPGEKDGPEQVHLVLLDNGRSRIRRNEELVDTLRCIRCGSCMNHCPVYVHVGGHAYGTTYPGPIGILLEPQRLGIDKVGSLTSACTLCGACGEVCPVRIPLPKLINRLRAEAVEAKPSENGVPGTGALRSRSEALIWKLWQHIYARPRIYRAFKYLATRLRRIKPPLSKGWTRYRPIPTPSSKSLSELARQQGYDDE, encoded by the coding sequence ATGAACCAATACCAGGCCTTCTACCAACGCATCGACAAGGCACTGCACAACGACCAGTTGCGGCGTAACTTCCGCAGTGCCATGGATGGCATCCGTGAACGTCGATTGGCCCAGTTCCCGGATGATCGGCAACTCCAGGCACTGCGTTATCGGGCGAAAGGGATCCGCAACCGATCCCTCAGCCGCCAGGCCGAGCTGCTTGAGCAGCTCGAAGCCAAACTCACCGAGAACGGTATCCAGGTACACTGGGCGGAGACCCCGCTGCAGGCCAACGCCTTGATCCATGAGATCCTCGAGGCAGAGCAGGCAACTTTTGTGGTCAAGGGGAAGTCGATGGTCTCGGAGGAGACCGATCTCAACCACTACCTGGAGCAACGGGGCATCGAAGTGATCGAGTCCGACCTGGGTGAGTACATCCTGCAGATGGCCCAGGAGCCCCCCTCCCATATCATTGTTCCGGCGATCCACAAGAACCGCTTCGAAGTGGCGGAACTGTTTCAGAAGTTTCATCCGGAACAGCCCTACACCGACGATGTTGACGAGCTGACCGGTTGCGCCCGCCAGGTGCTGCGCAAGAAGTTCGCCTATGCGGACGCCGGCATCTCCGGTGTCAACTTCGCCGTCGCGGAGACCGGTACCCTCTGCCTGGTGGAGAATGAGGGTAACGGCCGACTCAGCACCACAGCGCCCCGGATCCACATCGCCATCACCGGTATCGAAAAGGTGGTGGAGAAACTCTCTGACGTACCTCCGCTGTTGGAGATTCTCACCAAGTCCGCCACCGGCCAGCCGATCACCACCTATTTCAACATGATCAGCCGCCCCCGCCAGCCCGGCGAGAAGGATGGTCCGGAGCAGGTCCATCTGGTGCTGCTGGACAATGGAAGATCTCGCATCCGCCGTAACGAGGAGCTGGTCGACACCCTGCGCTGCATCCGCTGCGGCTCCTGTATGAACCACTGCCCGGTCTATGTACATGTGGGGGGACACGCCTACGGCACAACCTACCCTGGCCCGATCGGCATCCTGCTGGAACCGCAACGTCTGGGCATCGACAAGGTCGGCAGCCTGACCTCCGCCTGCACCCTGTGCGGAGCCTGCGGTGAGGTCTGCCCGGTGCGCATCCCGCTGCCTAAACTGATCAACCGTCTGCGTGCCGAAGCAGTGGAGGCAAAACCGAGCGAAAACGGCGTACCTGGAACAGGGGCTCTGCGCAGCCGAAGTGAAGCCCTGATCTGGAAACTCTGGCAGCATATCTACGCAAGACCCAGGATCTACCGTGCCTTCAAATATCTGGCAACCCGATTACGTCGCATCAAGCCGCCTCTCTCGAAGGGCTGGACACGTTATCGCCCCATCCCGACCCCCTCCTCCAAGTCACTCAGCGAACTGGCCCGCCAGCAGGGATATGACGATGAGTAG